From a single Chitinophaga sp. Cy-1792 genomic region:
- a CDS encoding TolC family protein has translation MLYTQNSRYDAIPTKILPSVIMKMKVSSQLLYFCNAMRLSRYAGWCLLLFMFANISTAVAQDTWSLQRCVDYALQHNIQVKQQDIQKRMAELTLKQSQLNRIPSLSGSLGGAFNEGRNPSPATNTYIQQSFYSANGGLTTSVNIFNWFSMQNQVKANLMDLKSNIFLMDKARNDLAFNVATAFLQILLNIEQVKVNEVQVKLTNSNLGNTRKLVIAGSVPESNQADLEAQLASDSVNLVTAQNNVTLSILQMKAYLNLDFEIPFQPEVPENIFDLQMARLDEMAPEMVYSTATTTYPLLKSDEMKIKSAEFNYKSVKAQQYPNLSLTAGLGSSFANNIKTTDLSKAVPKVDTIGFLASNPSAYVLQPGYTIPPGAITMSPFWDQVSNNFQQYIQVSLRIPIFNGWQAKANSKKAALNVENVKLNRDLDVQKLRQDIYTAHANAVAALQKFNASTKGVDAAQKAYDFATKRFNLGLMNTIDYITTQSKLFRAQIDKVSAQYDYIFKMKLLEFYRDQKISL, from the coding sequence ATGTTGTACACTCAAAATTCGAGGTATGATGCCATACCTACGAAAATTTTGCCTTCTGTCATTATGAAGATGAAAGTATCATCACAATTATTATATTTTTGTAATGCTATGAGATTATCCCGATACGCAGGCTGGTGCCTGCTTTTGTTCATGTTTGCTAACATCTCAACGGCAGTTGCGCAGGATACGTGGAGTTTGCAACGTTGCGTGGATTATGCATTACAACATAATATTCAGGTTAAACAGCAAGACATACAAAAACGTATGGCTGAGTTAACCCTTAAACAAAGCCAGCTTAACAGGATACCTTCCTTAAGTGGTTCCCTCGGTGGAGCATTTAACGAAGGTCGTAACCCCAGCCCGGCGACTAACACTTATATTCAGCAATCATTCTACTCAGCTAATGGAGGATTGACGACTTCAGTCAATATATTTAACTGGTTTTCAATGCAAAATCAGGTTAAAGCAAACCTGATGGATCTTAAATCCAACATCTTCCTGATGGACAAAGCCCGTAATGATCTTGCATTTAATGTTGCAACGGCTTTTCTGCAGATATTGTTAAATATTGAACAGGTTAAGGTAAATGAAGTTCAGGTAAAGCTCACCAATTCCAATCTTGGAAACACCAGAAAACTCGTTATCGCAGGATCTGTACCGGAAAGCAACCAGGCAGACCTGGAAGCACAGCTGGCCTCCGACAGCGTGAATCTGGTTACCGCTCAAAATAATGTAACGCTCTCCATCCTTCAGATGAAGGCTTACCTAAACCTGGATTTCGAAATCCCATTCCAGCCAGAAGTACCTGAAAATATCTTTGATTTGCAGATGGCACGCCTGGATGAAATGGCGCCAGAAATGGTATACAGTACCGCCACTACTACTTATCCATTGCTGAAATCTGATGAAATGAAAATCAAATCAGCAGAGTTTAATTATAAATCGGTAAAAGCCCAACAGTATCCTAATCTTAGCCTAACCGCAGGTCTGGGATCCAGCTTTGCCAATAATATCAAAACGACAGACCTGTCAAAGGCAGTACCCAAAGTAGACACGATTGGTTTTTTAGCCAGTAACCCAAGTGCCTATGTATTACAGCCAGGTTATACCATCCCGCCAGGCGCCATTACAATGTCGCCTTTCTGGGACCAGGTTAGCAATAACTTCCAGCAATATATACAAGTGAGTCTACGCATTCCTATCTTTAACGGATGGCAGGCGAAAGCCAATTCCAAAAAAGCGGCACTGAATGTTGAAAATGTAAAGTTGAACCGTGACCTGGATGTTCAGAAGCTCAGACAGGATATTTATACTGCTCATGCCAATGCTGTAGCAGCATTACAGAAATTCAACGCATCTACAAAAGGAGTAGATGCCGCACAGAAGGCTTATGATTTCGCTACCAAGCGTTTTAACCTTGGTCTGATGAATACCATTGATTATATTACTACACAGAGTAAACTGTTCAGAGCCCAGATAGACAAGGTCTCTGCGCAGTATGATTATATATTTAAAATGAAATTGCTGGAATTCTACAGAGATCAGAAAATTTCCCTGTAG
- a CDS encoding ABC transporter ATP-binding protein: MIRTVNLQKLFTTEEVETTALNGINMEIQDGEFVAIMGPSGCGKSTLLNILGLLDNPSDGEYHFWGKEVARMSERQRAQLRKGAIGFVFQSFNLIDELTVYENVELPLLYLKVPGPERKQKVEEVLERMNIMHRRNHFPQQLSGGQQQRVAIARAVVAKPNLILADEPTGNLDSSNGEEVMKLLQELNNAGTTLIMVTHSPYDAGFAHRVINLFDGRVVTENIREQFHV, translated from the coding sequence ATGATACGCACCGTTAACTTACAAAAACTGTTTACTACTGAAGAAGTAGAAACCACAGCATTGAACGGTATCAATATGGAAATTCAGGACGGAGAGTTTGTAGCAATTATGGGCCCTTCTGGTTGTGGTAAGTCCACCTTACTGAATATCCTGGGATTGCTGGACAATCCTTCTGATGGAGAATATCATTTCTGGGGCAAAGAAGTGGCCAGAATGAGTGAGCGCCAACGTGCGCAATTGCGTAAAGGAGCCATTGGATTCGTTTTCCAGAGTTTCAACCTGATAGATGAACTCACCGTATATGAAAATGTAGAATTGCCTTTGCTGTACCTGAAAGTGCCGGGCCCGGAAAGAAAGCAAAAGGTAGAAGAAGTGCTGGAGCGCATGAATATCATGCACCGCCGGAATCACTTTCCGCAGCAGCTGTCCGGTGGTCAGCAGCAACGCGTAGCCATTGCCCGTGCGGTGGTAGCCAAACCTAATCTGATACTGGCGGATGAGCCTACCGGTAACCTGGATTCCTCCAATGGGGAAGAAGTAATGAAACTGTTACAGGAGCTGAACAACGCAGGTACTACCCTGATCATGGTTACGCACTCACCTTACGACGCCGGCTTCGCACATCGTGTAATCAACTTATTCGATGGCCGTGTGGTAACAGAGAATATCCGTGAGCAGTTTCACGTATAG
- a CDS encoding efflux RND transporter periplasmic adaptor subunit, with protein sequence MDRKIEKKFWSKKRILMIGGGSLVVLLLAYNLIFADHRSTLNVEKDKITISPVTKGTFDVYIAVTAVVMPLKTIRLDAIEGGYVSHKYLEGGSMVKAGDSILRLDNQRLMMDFVNHETEIYRLQNELQNTRLSIRQQKFTMQQTIYDMDARIAEAQDVYDRNKQLVEEKIVARQEFNKNKFELEGLLKQRDIQIQSQKYQDENAVRQIAQLEGTLVRTQRNLALMKENLNSLIVRAPVSGQLSSIDVEVGSSITAGQNIGQIDDLNGFKLRADIDEHYVSQVFAGLKASFEFDGKNYDMIVTKVYPEVKNGRFQADLNFEKSTPEGIRRGQSSPIRLVLGKSAEAILLPLGGFFSDTGGNWVYVVDKAGGRAVKRNITLGRKNPLFFEVLDGLRPGDQVITSSYESFGNKDVLAF encoded by the coding sequence ATGGACAGAAAAATAGAAAAGAAGTTCTGGTCAAAAAAACGCATCCTGATGATAGGGGGTGGAAGCCTGGTAGTATTACTACTTGCCTATAATCTCATTTTTGCCGACCATCGTTCCACCCTGAATGTGGAAAAAGATAAAATAACCATTTCTCCCGTTACCAAAGGAACTTTTGACGTGTACATCGCCGTAACAGCTGTGGTGATGCCATTAAAAACAATCCGCCTGGATGCCATCGAAGGCGGGTATGTAAGCCATAAATACCTGGAAGGAGGTAGCATGGTAAAAGCCGGTGATTCTATATTACGGCTTGATAACCAGCGACTCATGATGGACTTCGTCAATCATGAAACAGAGATATATCGTTTACAGAATGAATTGCAGAATACCCGGTTAAGCATTCGTCAGCAGAAATTTACCATGCAGCAAACGATCTATGATATGGATGCGCGAATCGCCGAAGCACAGGATGTCTATGATAGGAACAAGCAGCTGGTAGAAGAGAAGATCGTTGCCCGCCAGGAGTTTAACAAGAATAAGTTTGAACTGGAAGGCCTGTTGAAACAACGGGATATCCAGATACAGTCGCAGAAATACCAGGATGAAAATGCCGTACGCCAGATCGCACAGCTGGAGGGCACCCTGGTGCGTACACAACGTAACCTGGCCCTCATGAAGGAGAACCTTAACAGCCTCATTGTAAGGGCTCCTGTTTCCGGTCAGCTGTCTTCCATAGATGTAGAAGTTGGGTCCAGCATCACCGCCGGCCAGAATATCGGTCAGATCGATGATCTGAATGGGTTTAAGCTCAGGGCTGATATAGACGAGCATTATGTTTCACAGGTATTTGCCGGACTGAAAGCTTCTTTTGAATTTGATGGCAAAAACTACGACATGATCGTTACCAAAGTATATCCCGAAGTGAAAAACGGTCGTTTCCAGGCCGACCTTAACTTTGAAAAGAGCACTCCGGAAGGTATTCGCCGCGGACAATCCAGCCCTATACGCCTGGTATTGGGGAAATCCGCAGAAGCAATACTGCTGCCACTGGGAGGGTTCTTCTCTGATACCGGCGGAAACTGGGTATATGTGGTAGATAAAGCGGGTGGCCGTGCTGTAAAACGTAACATCACCCTGGGCCGCAAAAACCCACTGTTCTTTGAAGTATTGGATGGTCTCCGTCCTGGCGACCAGGTCATCACTTCTTCTTATGAAAGTTTTGGTAACAAAGATGTCTTAGCCTTTTAG
- a CDS encoding ABC transporter ATP-binding protein yields MIQLQHISKHYPVGFGKNEILKDINLEIREGEFVSIMGPSGSGKSTLLHIMGLLEEPSAGQYFFQNEQVDKLSEKKRTLLHRGAIGFVFQAYHLIDELTVYENIETPLLYKNVPSSERKSKVADILDRFNIVAKKDLFPNQLSGGQQQLVGIARALVAEPRVILADEPTGNLHSDQAKVIMQLFKELNQQDKITIVQVTHSDLNATYGNRIIQLRDGQIQA; encoded by the coding sequence ATGATACAATTGCAGCATATATCCAAACATTATCCCGTAGGATTTGGGAAGAATGAAATTTTGAAAGATATCAATCTGGAAATCAGGGAAGGAGAGTTTGTTTCCATTATGGGGCCTTCCGGTTCCGGTAAATCTACCTTACTTCATATTATGGGCTTACTGGAAGAGCCATCAGCCGGCCAGTACTTTTTCCAGAATGAGCAGGTAGATAAACTGAGTGAGAAGAAACGTACCCTTTTGCACCGCGGAGCGATAGGTTTTGTATTCCAGGCCTATCACCTGATCGATGAACTGACGGTATACGAAAATATCGAAACGCCATTATTATATAAGAACGTTCCTTCTTCAGAGCGTAAGAGTAAGGTGGCCGATATCCTGGACCGCTTTAATATTGTTGCTAAAAAAGACCTGTTCCCGAACCAGCTTTCCGGCGGCCAGCAGCAGCTGGTAGGTATTGCACGTGCACTGGTAGCGGAACCAAGGGTTATTCTTGCCGACGAGCCAACCGGTAACCTGCATTCAGACCAGGCAAAAGTTATTATGCAATTATTTAAGGAACTTAACCAGCAAGATAAAATCACCATTGTTCAGGTTACCCACTCCGACCTTAATGCAACCTATGGCAACCGTATCATCCAGCTTCGCGATGGACAAATACAGGCATAA